The proteins below are encoded in one region of Carcharodon carcharias isolate sCarCar2 chromosome 2, sCarCar2.pri, whole genome shotgun sequence:
- the LOC121289345 gene encoding cystatin-like, with the protein MTKAGEGGVGDVRGPAPRPLFIKQEANGFWTLSFRQVGSVMMLGVARGVVAVVFLASLVICAQLFGALESVSTEQPEVLDAAHFAMSEYNKASNDMYLYKIMRIVSAQQQIVSGLKYVIQAEVGRTQCRRGAVDDLESCEFHETPQKTLCSFEVLVVPWREEISMMMMTCRPSNN; encoded by the exons ATGACGaaggcaggggagggaggggtcgGTGATGTACGTGGCCCGGCCCCGcggccgctctttataaagcaaGAGGCAAACGGCTTCTGGACACTTAGCTTTCGACAAGTCGGGAGTGTCATGATGTTGGGGGTGGCGCGGGGAGTGGTGGCTGTTGTGTTCCTGGCGTCTCTGGTGATTTGTGCGCAACTGTTCGGCGCGCTCGAATCCGTGTCCACGGAGCAGCCGGAGGTGCTGGATGCCGCGCACTTCGCCATGAGCGAGTACAACAAGGCGTCCAACGACATGTACCTCTACAAGATCATGAGGATCGTGTCTGCCCAGCAGCAG ATTGTTTCTGGGCTAAAGTACGTTATTCAGGCTGAAGTGGGGAGAACACAATGCAGACGGGGAGCGGTTGATGATCTGGAATCCTGTGAATTCCATGAAACCCCACAG AAAACACTTTGCAGCTTTGAGGTTCTTGTAGTCCCttggagagaagaaatttctatGATGATGATGACGTGCAGACCATCAAACAACTGA